A section of the Polyangium spumosum genome encodes:
- a CDS encoding glutathione S-transferase N-terminal domain-containing protein → MHRTLDVVTSLAASVARLGGGLRSGHRGERPDKLLELYEFEACPYCRKVREALSILDLEAIIYPCPRGGSRFRKVVEARGGKLLFPYLVDPNTDVAMYESNDIVAYLFRVYGDGEVPLHLRLGPLTNATAMMASALRPGFGAFARPSRAPEQPLELWSFEASPFCRIVREVLSSLEIPYRLHNVAKGSPSRQAFLARSGKMQVPFLHDPNTGADMFESADIADYLRRTYEIR, encoded by the coding sequence ATGCATCGCACCCTCGACGTCGTGACCTCGCTCGCCGCCTCCGTGGCGCGCCTCGGCGGAGGTTTACGTTCCGGGCACCGCGGCGAGCGTCCGGACAAGTTGCTCGAGCTCTACGAATTCGAGGCCTGCCCGTATTGCCGCAAGGTCCGCGAGGCCCTCAGCATCCTCGACCTCGAGGCGATCATCTACCCGTGCCCGCGCGGCGGGAGCCGCTTTCGCAAGGTCGTCGAGGCGCGCGGCGGAAAGCTCCTGTTCCCCTACCTCGTCGATCCGAACACCGACGTCGCGATGTACGAGTCGAACGACATCGTCGCGTACCTCTTCCGCGTCTACGGCGACGGCGAGGTGCCGCTGCACCTGCGTCTCGGGCCGCTCACGAACGCGACGGCGATGATGGCGTCGGCGCTGCGCCCGGGGTTCGGCGCGTTCGCGCGGCCGTCGCGCGCGCCCGAGCAGCCGCTCGAGCTCTGGAGCTTCGAGGCCTCGCCGTTCTGCCGCATCGTGCGGGAGGTCCTCTCCAGCCTGGAGATCCCGTACCGGCTGCACAACGTGGCGAAGGGCAGCCCGAGCCGTCAGGCGTTCCTCGCGCGCTCGGGCAAGATGCAGGTGCCCTTCCTCCACGACCCGAACACGGGCGCGGACATGTTCGAGTCGGCGGACATCGCGGACTACCTGCGGAGGACGTACGAAATCCGCTGA
- a CDS encoding prolyl oligopeptidase family serine peptidase yields MRPLERPASRWLLPLLLVAMACSGTNPPPPLSPPADPHPSEASSAPASAPARREPPVPTRREDVVETLHGEEIHDPYRWLEDGESAEVKAWQAAQNERTGKALSALPGRAALTRRIESLLRIGHVGSPAVYGAKKGKGRYFSTRQAPSEDQPVLYVRDGVTGADHKLVDPNTLGKDGLVSLDFWAPSWDGKKLAYGISSGGDEQSTLHVMDVETGKDLPETEVIPRARYASVAWLPDGKSFYYTRFPQKGDVPDGEEHYHRKVYLHRIGEPWAKDALVFGEGRAMTDSPSVSISPNGRWLVASVHMGWSRVEAYLLDHKAGPKAKFVPLVVPKENAIYDVDVYDDFLLVRTNDGAPTYELYRVDPQKPAREHWKKILPATSDVLQTATSIGGQIFATYIVDARSVVRRFSATGEPKGEIPLPTMGTTGGVSGAWDGHEAFVGFTSFAVPGTILRFDLATEKVNTWAEIQPPVDASEFVVTQEKARSKDGTMVPYFLVHKKGVARDGKAPAVLTGYGGFNIAQMPAFAGSRYVMLEQGGVLAVANLRGGGEYGEAWHRAGMLGAKQNVFDDLYAVAEKLVADGVTSSERMAVMGGSNGGLLVGAAITQRPELFRAAVCAVPLLDMLRYHKFLIAKLWIPEYGSSEDPAQFEWLRAYSPYHNVKPGAAYPAVLFATAEGDSRVDPLHARKMAALLQAEAGGDKPILLRVEGKAGHGAGKPISKKIEEATDVYSFLFWQLGMRPPG; encoded by the coding sequence GTGCGCCCCCTCGAACGTCCCGCGAGCCGCTGGCTCCTGCCCCTCTTGCTCGTCGCCATGGCCTGCTCTGGAACCAACCCTCCCCCTCCCCTTTCTCCGCCCGCCGATCCCCATCCGAGCGAGGCCTCCTCCGCGCCCGCGTCCGCGCCCGCTCGCCGCGAGCCGCCCGTGCCCACGCGGCGCGAGGATGTCGTCGAGACGCTGCACGGCGAGGAGATCCACGACCCGTATCGCTGGCTCGAGGACGGCGAGAGCGCCGAGGTGAAGGCCTGGCAAGCCGCGCAGAACGAGCGCACGGGGAAGGCCCTCTCCGCGCTGCCCGGTCGCGCCGCGCTCACGCGCCGCATCGAGTCGCTCCTGCGGATCGGCCATGTCGGCAGCCCTGCGGTCTACGGCGCGAAGAAGGGCAAAGGCCGCTACTTCTCCACGCGCCAGGCGCCCTCCGAGGATCAGCCCGTGCTCTACGTGCGCGACGGCGTCACCGGCGCGGATCACAAGCTCGTCGACCCGAACACGCTCGGCAAAGACGGGCTCGTCTCGCTCGATTTCTGGGCGCCGTCGTGGGACGGCAAGAAGCTCGCGTACGGGATCTCCTCGGGCGGCGACGAGCAGAGCACGTTGCACGTGATGGACGTCGAGACCGGCAAAGACCTGCCCGAGACCGAGGTGATCCCGCGCGCGCGTTACGCCTCCGTCGCCTGGCTGCCGGACGGGAAATCATTTTATTACACGCGATTCCCGCAGAAGGGCGACGTGCCCGACGGGGAAGAGCACTACCACCGCAAGGTCTACCTGCATCGGATCGGAGAGCCCTGGGCGAAGGACGCGCTCGTCTTCGGCGAGGGCCGCGCGATGACGGACTCGCCGAGCGTGAGCATCTCCCCGAACGGCCGCTGGCTCGTGGCCAGCGTGCACATGGGCTGGAGCCGGGTCGAGGCGTACCTCCTCGATCACAAGGCCGGGCCGAAGGCGAAGTTCGTCCCGCTCGTGGTGCCGAAGGAGAACGCGATCTACGACGTCGACGTGTACGACGATTTCCTCCTCGTCCGTACGAACGACGGCGCGCCGACGTACGAGCTCTACCGCGTCGATCCGCAGAAGCCCGCGCGCGAGCACTGGAAGAAGATCCTGCCGGCGACGAGCGACGTCTTGCAGACGGCGACCTCGATCGGCGGGCAGATCTTCGCGACGTACATCGTCGACGCGCGCTCGGTGGTGCGGCGGTTCTCGGCGACGGGTGAGCCGAAGGGCGAGATCCCGCTGCCGACGATGGGCACGACGGGCGGGGTGAGCGGCGCGTGGGACGGTCACGAGGCGTTTGTCGGTTTCACCTCGTTCGCCGTGCCGGGCACGATCTTGCGATTTGATCTCGCGACCGAGAAGGTGAACACCTGGGCCGAGATCCAGCCGCCCGTGGACGCGTCCGAGTTCGTGGTGACGCAGGAGAAGGCGCGTTCGAAGGACGGGACGATGGTGCCGTACTTCCTGGTGCACAAAAAGGGCGTGGCGCGGGACGGCAAGGCGCCGGCGGTGCTGACGGGGTATGGCGGCTTCAACATCGCGCAGATGCCGGCGTTCGCGGGCTCGCGGTACGTGATGCTGGAGCAGGGCGGCGTGCTGGCGGTGGCGAACCTGCGCGGCGGCGGCGAATACGGCGAGGCGTGGCACCGCGCGGGGATGCTGGGCGCGAAGCAAAACGTGTTCGACGATCTGTATGCGGTCGCGGAGAAGCTCGTGGCGGACGGGGTGACGTCGTCCGAGCGAATGGCGGTGATGGGCGGCTCGAACGGGGGTTTGCTCGTGGGCGCGGCGATCACGCAGCGGCCGGAGCTGTTCCGGGCGGCGGTGTGCGCGGTGCCGCTGCTCGACATGCTGCGCTACCACAAGTTCTTGATCGCGAAGCTCTGGATCCCGGAGTACGGCTCGTCGGAGGATCCTGCGCAATTCGAGTGGCTGCGCGCATATTCGCCGTACCACAACGTGAAGCCGGGGGCGGCCTACCCCGCGGTGCTCTTCGCGACGGCGGAGGGCGACAGCCGGGTGGATCCGCTACACGCGCGAAAGATGGCGGCGCTGCTGCAGGCGGAGGCGGGCGGGGACAAGCCGATCCTGCTGCGGGTCGAGGGCAAGGCCGGGCACGGGGCGGGGAAGCCGATCTCGAAGAAGATCGAGGAGGCGACGGACGTGTATTCGTTCCTGTTCTGGCAGCTCGGGATGAGGCCGCCGGGGTGA
- a CDS encoding serine/threonine-protein kinase, protein MKAGTRIGGKYRLVRPLGEGGMGVVWAAQNELTEREVALKLIRGADTSEDARLRLLREARACGRIVHRNVVEIYDVGQTDAGDPFLVMEMLSGETVAEKLTRERKIAPAVALRIAAETARGLKAAHAARVMHRDLKPSNLFLHEEPGAEAPVLKILDFGVSKTLQQGSDFTATGKTMGSPAYMSPEQVRGLKTVDHRTDLWSVGVVLAEMLSGRRVFQGLTPYGAAAEVLSGRIRGLADLMPDADPKIAAVVDRCLQRDVDKRFATADALLEALTPLLGDDRPGLPPAAAIKAKPASIAPAPPPLPVITSTDGGADLDEATPTDFAPPPMIDDSSAYAVPLDMRDTVRPAPLSMPPSGAHGLPVLGRDSAPPDDADLTRADPLPAGLAAAADEASPPPSSVASQVVLWDDYLRKKAESPDASLATESSERDAAASIEAASRDRRAVYAALGFVVVALVAFATVMLVR, encoded by the coding sequence ATGAAAGCCGGCACCAGGATCGGTGGAAAGTACCGCCTCGTGCGCCCCCTCGGGGAGGGCGGGATGGGCGTCGTATGGGCTGCGCAAAACGAGCTCACGGAGCGCGAGGTCGCGCTGAAGCTCATCCGCGGGGCCGACACCTCCGAGGACGCGCGCCTCAGGCTCCTCCGCGAAGCACGCGCCTGCGGCCGCATCGTCCACAGGAACGTGGTCGAGATCTACGACGTCGGACAGACCGACGCGGGTGATCCGTTCCTCGTGATGGAGATGCTGAGCGGCGAGACCGTGGCCGAGAAGCTCACGCGTGAGCGCAAGATCGCCCCCGCGGTCGCGCTGCGGATCGCCGCCGAGACGGCGCGTGGCCTCAAGGCGGCGCACGCGGCGCGTGTCATGCACCGCGACCTCAAGCCCTCGAACCTCTTCCTGCACGAGGAGCCCGGCGCCGAGGCCCCCGTGCTCAAGATCCTCGACTTCGGCGTCAGCAAGACCCTCCAGCAAGGCTCGGACTTCACGGCCACCGGCAAGACCATGGGCTCGCCCGCGTACATGAGCCCCGAGCAGGTCCGCGGGCTCAAGACCGTCGATCACCGCACCGACCTCTGGTCCGTCGGCGTGGTCCTCGCCGAGATGCTGAGCGGCCGCCGCGTCTTCCAGGGCCTCACCCCGTACGGCGCCGCCGCCGAGGTCCTCTCCGGCCGGATCCGCGGCCTCGCGGACCTCATGCCCGACGCGGATCCGAAGATCGCCGCCGTCGTCGACAGGTGCTTGCAGCGCGACGTGGACAAGCGGTTCGCCACCGCCGACGCGCTGCTCGAGGCCCTCACGCCGCTGCTCGGCGACGACCGGCCGGGCCTGCCGCCCGCGGCCGCGATCAAGGCAAAACCCGCGTCCATCGCGCCGGCGCCTCCGCCCTTGCCGGTGATCACCTCGACGGACGGCGGCGCCGATCTCGACGAAGCGACGCCGACGGACTTCGCGCCGCCGCCCATGATCGACGACAGCTCGGCGTACGCGGTGCCGCTCGACATGCGCGACACCGTGCGCCCTGCGCCGCTCAGCATGCCGCCGTCGGGCGCGCATGGCCTCCCGGTGCTCGGGCGTGACTCGGCCCCGCCGGACGACGCGGACCTGACACGCGCCGATCCGCTGCCGGCCGGGCTCGCCGCGGCCGCCGACGAGGCGTCGCCGCCGCCGTCCTCGGTCGCCTCGCAGGTCGTGCTCTGGGACGACTACCTGCGCAAGAAGGCCGAGAGCCCCGACGCGTCGCTCGCCACCGAGTCGTCCGAGCGTGACGCCGCCGCGTCGATCGAGGCGGCTTCCAGGGATCGGCGGGCCGTCTACGCCGCGCTGGGGTTCGTCGTCGTGGCGCTCGTGGCCTTCGCGACGGTCATGCTGGTGCGGTAG
- a CDS encoding AAA family ATPase: MYIRKILIENIRCFDRVELDLTRPDGSLAGWTVLAGRNGTGKSTLLKAIALAVAGPDVARSLQKSFVDWVRTSQRKAQITTELECSVGDWIGDDEAYRDERTHFWTGLSWEMSSGDGEPFLWTPQDVVLLVPSLSEYPPEPHRYRGPWDNNPSGWFIAAYGPLRRLGFRDDYKQPGPQMQAGLASLFDEDVTLAESIHWLKDIHAIRLDLQDRASRTSEAEAKTLLDDARKHALVYENVLSLLDDGLLPPGSSVISLDMQRGLLVKRDGVTLTLRSLSDGYRAAIALVFDIVRQMYRRFGERLDISRREVDGKHVVQVAHQGIVLIDEVDAHLHVSWQQRIGFWLKEHFPNVQFIVTTHSPFVCQAADPKGLIRLPVPGSGERVEHVSEDLYNTVVYGDVDDAVMTALFGLERAHSDEAEALRSRVAKLQAKMMRGHATPDEKEEMYRLSALLPKTGSFLVQQTLRKLGESG; this comes from the coding sequence ATGTACATCCGCAAGATCCTCATCGAGAACATCCGCTGCTTCGACCGGGTCGAGCTCGACCTGACGCGGCCGGATGGGTCGCTGGCCGGCTGGACGGTGCTCGCCGGGCGGAATGGGACGGGAAAGTCGACGCTGCTGAAGGCGATCGCGCTGGCCGTGGCGGGGCCGGACGTCGCGAGGAGCTTGCAGAAGAGCTTTGTCGATTGGGTCCGGACCAGCCAACGCAAGGCGCAGATCACGACGGAGCTGGAGTGCAGCGTTGGCGATTGGATCGGTGACGACGAGGCCTACCGCGACGAACGCACGCATTTCTGGACCGGGCTCTCGTGGGAGATGTCTTCAGGAGACGGCGAGCCTTTCCTCTGGACGCCACAAGACGTCGTCCTCCTCGTCCCATCCCTGTCCGAGTACCCACCCGAGCCACATCGATACCGCGGTCCCTGGGACAATAATCCCTCTGGATGGTTCATTGCGGCATACGGCCCCCTCCGCCGACTTGGTTTTCGCGACGACTACAAGCAGCCAGGGCCCCAGATGCAGGCAGGGCTTGCGAGTCTCTTCGACGAGGACGTCACGCTGGCAGAGTCGATCCACTGGCTGAAGGACATCCACGCGATCCGGCTCGATCTGCAAGATCGCGCAAGCAGGACGAGCGAAGCAGAGGCCAAAACGTTGCTCGATGACGCGCGCAAGCATGCTTTGGTTTACGAGAACGTCCTTTCGCTGCTCGATGACGGTCTTCTCCCTCCTGGCTCCTCCGTGATCTCCCTCGACATGCAGCGCGGGCTGCTGGTGAAACGAGACGGCGTCACCCTCACGCTCCGCAGCCTCAGCGATGGTTACCGAGCGGCGATCGCCCTTGTCTTCGACATCGTCCGGCAGATGTATCGTCGCTTCGGCGAAAGGCTCGACATCTCGCGCCGCGAGGTCGACGGCAAACACGTGGTTCAGGTCGCCCACCAAGGAATCGTCCTCATCGACGAGGTCGACGCTCACCTCCACGTCTCCTGGCAACAGCGGATCGGGTTCTGGCTCAAGGAGCACTTCCCGAACGTTCAGTTCATCGTCACGACGCACAGCCCCTTCGTCTGCCAGGCGGCCGATCCGAAGGGCCTCATCCGCTTGCCCGTGCCCGGCTCGGGAGAGCGCGTCGAGCACGTCTCCGAAGACCTGTACAACACGGTTGTCTACGGCGATGTCGACGACGCCGTCATGACGGCGTTGTTCGGGCTCGAGCGTGCCCACTCGGATGAGGCCGAGGCGCTACGCAGCCGCGTGGCGAAGCTCCAGGCGAAAATGATGCGTGGTCACGCAACTCCCGACGAGAAGGAGGAGATGTACCGCTTGTCGGCGCTGCTGCCGAAGACGGGGAGCTTCCTCGTCCAGCAGACGCTGCGCAAGCTGGGAGAGTCGGGGTGA
- a CDS encoding HNH endonuclease has protein sequence MRKLRREPLSEHATRILWKQTVKIVEAGRSAPSRSKLAKARKDEARRLWRQKAGATFNEIRAALKEMAPGVERCMYCESNEGTDIEHFWPQKQAPCRAFDWSNLLLACSACNSNHKRDRFPRKHGQPLLINPTEDDPLDHLVLTPIGKFVPLTDKGENSIPVFGLDRGPLERSRVIAWAAVDGLIVRYANACKRGDFASALETQRALCEYPQVSVFAAILRVAESRVAEDFLSIYLSPECRAALVAYPEIKSWLDG, from the coding sequence GTGAGAAAGTTGCGAAGGGAGCCGCTGAGCGAACACGCGACGCGGATCCTGTGGAAACAAACCGTCAAGATCGTGGAGGCAGGTCGCTCGGCGCCCTCGCGCAGCAAGCTCGCGAAGGCTCGAAAGGACGAGGCCAGGCGGCTCTGGAGACAGAAGGCCGGAGCGACGTTCAACGAAATCCGAGCGGCGCTGAAGGAGATGGCGCCCGGCGTCGAGCGCTGCATGTACTGCGAGAGCAACGAGGGCACGGACATCGAGCACTTCTGGCCGCAGAAGCAGGCTCCCTGCCGCGCCTTCGACTGGAGCAACCTCCTGCTCGCGTGCAGCGCCTGCAACAGCAACCACAAGCGAGATCGTTTTCCGCGCAAGCACGGACAGCCGCTCCTGATCAACCCGACGGAGGACGATCCGCTGGACCACCTCGTCCTGACGCCGATCGGCAAGTTCGTTCCCCTCACGGACAAAGGAGAGAACAGCATCCCCGTGTTCGGGCTCGACCGCGGCCCTCTGGAACGAAGCCGCGTCATCGCCTGGGCCGCTGTCGATGGCTTGATCGTGCGCTACGCGAACGCTTGCAAGAGAGGCGATTTTGCGTCGGCGCTGGAGACGCAACGAGCGCTGTGCGAGTACCCCCAGGTGAGCGTCTTCGCTGCGATCCTCCGCGTCGCGGAGAGCAGGGTCGCGGAGGATTTCCTCTCCATCTACCTCTCCCCCGAGTGCCGCGCAGCCCTCGTCGCGTACCCAGAAATCAAGAGCTGGCTCGACGGGTGA
- a CDS encoding prolipoprotein diacylglyceryl transferase family protein — translation MIPWFTFPTLPFGLQAFGLLLTLSVIVNHLVMVRRARLLGLGSKGAIEALAIGTVIAAIVGAYGVGRLVGGGGTLSSAGGCLGGLVGLVLLARALRMPVLGASDAIAFAFPFGWFFARAACAFAHDHPGRLSTSFFAVRYPGGARFDLGLLEWMATPLLVGLVVVVSRRAARPGVVTGVLALAYGALRFGLDFLRAEDFGRGPDPRWLGLTAAQGVCLGVLIPAGLVLLVSESARREPVTRRASS, via the coding sequence GTGATTCCTTGGTTCACGTTTCCGACACTTCCGTTTGGGCTCCAAGCATTTGGTCTCCTGCTCACGCTCTCGGTGATCGTGAACCACCTCGTGATGGTGCGTCGCGCCCGCCTGCTCGGGCTCGGCTCGAAGGGGGCGATCGAGGCGCTGGCGATCGGCACGGTGATCGCTGCGATCGTCGGCGCGTACGGCGTGGGTCGGCTCGTGGGTGGGGGCGGGACGCTCTCGTCGGCGGGTGGTTGCCTCGGCGGGCTCGTGGGCCTCGTGCTGCTCGCGCGGGCGCTCCGCATGCCCGTGCTCGGCGCGTCCGACGCGATCGCGTTCGCCTTTCCGTTTGGGTGGTTCTTCGCCCGCGCGGCCTGCGCGTTCGCGCACGATCATCCCGGCCGGCTCTCCACGTCCTTTTTCGCCGTGCGATACCCGGGCGGCGCGCGCTTCGATCTCGGCTTGCTCGAGTGGATGGCGACGCCGCTGCTCGTCGGGCTCGTGGTCGTCGTGTCGCGCCGCGCGGCGAGGCCGGGCGTGGTGACGGGTGTGCTCGCGCTGGCGTACGGAGCGCTCCGTTTCGGGCTGGATTTCCTGCGCGCCGAGGACTTCGGCCGCGGGCCGGATCCGAGGTGGCTCGGGCTCACGGCGGCGCAGGGGGTTTGCCTCGGGGTGTTGATCCCGGCGGGGCTTGTCTTGCTCGTGTCGGAGAGTGCGCGGAGGGAGCCGGTCACCCGTCGAGCCAGCTCTTGA